A window of Apium graveolens cultivar Ventura chromosome 8, ASM990537v1, whole genome shotgun sequence contains these coding sequences:
- the LOC141678704 gene encoding uncharacterized protein LOC141678704 → MSFGALRSIIRPVSRTLFSSSIKSAFSPATFPPTISPFPAIKCPWFPASSSLIHSLTDTRFPKRRPVDKPRKKRSSLRPSGPYAWVKYTPVAQPSAMLNQGSSIQKNVKRRNEKKRIKQRHSFIMSEKRKRKVLMQEAKRKKIIKRVERKMSAVARDRAWAIRLAELQRLEEEKKAAATA, encoded by the exons ATGAGTTTCGGAGCCCTAAGATCTATAATCCGACCCGTATCAAGAACCCTATTTTCATCCTCAATCAAATCAGCCTTCTCTCCGGCAACATTTCCTCCGACAATATCTCCATTTCCGGCAATCAAATGTCCATGGTTTCCGGCGTCAAGCTCCTTAATTCACAGTCTCACTGATACGCGATTTCCGAAACGAAGGCCCGTTGATAAGCCACGTAAAAAAAGATCCAGCTTGAGACCCTCAG GGCCGTATGCTTGGGTTAAGTATACACCGGTTGCTCAACCAAGTGCTATGCTGAATCAGGGAAGCTCGATTCAGAAAAATGTCAAGAGGAGGAATGAGAAGAAGCGGATAAAACAGAGGCACAGCTTTATAATG TCGGAGAAAAGGAAACGTAAAGTGCTGATGCAAGAAGCAAAAAGGAAGAAAATCATTAAAAGAGTAGAGCGCAAGATGTCTGCCGTTGCAAGGGACAGGGCATGGGCTATCAGACTAGCAGAACTACAACGGCTTGAGGAAGAGAAGAAGGCGGCTGCTACTGCCTAA